The following proteins come from a genomic window of Carassius carassius chromosome 10, fCarCar2.1, whole genome shotgun sequence:
- the LOC132151348 gene encoding four and a half LIM domains protein 2-like, producing MKFPMLELFKSKMAERYDCHFCKESLFGKKYVLRDENPYCVKCYESLYSNTCEECKNPIGCNSRDLSYKDRHWHDGCFHCFKCHRSLADKPFSTKDEQLLCTECYSNEYSSKCFECKKTIMPGSRKMEHKGNSWHETCFTCQRCQQPIGTKSFIPKDNNNYCVPCYENQFALQCVHCKKQITTGGLTYHDQPWHKDCFLCTGCKEQLSGKHFTSRDDFPYCLNCYCNLYAKKCAECTTPISVLGGTKYISFEERQWHNDCFNCKKCLVSLVGRGFLTERDDILCPDCGKDI from the exons ATGAAATTTCCAATGCTT GAATTGTttaaatccaagatggcggaacGCTATGACTGCCACTTCTGCAAGGAGTCTTTGTTTGGGAAGAAGTATGTTCTGCGTGATGAAAACCCATACTGTGTGAAGTGTTATGAGAGCCTCTACTCCAACACCTGTGAAGAGTGCAAGAATCCCATTGGCTGCAACAGCAGA GATCTTTCTTACAAGGACCGTCACTGGCATGATGGCTGCTTCCACTGCTTCAAATGTCACCGTTCATTGGCGGACAAGCCATTCTCCACCAAAGATGAGCAGCTACTGTGTACTGAGTGTTATTCCAATGAGTATTCCTCTAAATGTTTTGAGTGCAAGAAGACAATCATGCCAG GCTCCAGGAAGATGGAGCACAAGGGGAACAGCTGGCATGAGACCTGCTTTACCTGTCAGCGCTGTCAGCAGCCTATTGGAACCAAGAGCTTCATTCCTAAGGACAATAATAACTACTGCGTGCCCTGCTATGAGAATCAGTTTGCACTGCAGTGTGTACACTGCAAGAAG CAAATCACCACTGGGGGCTTGACCTACCATGACCAGCCATGGCATAAGGACTGCTTCTTGTGTACTGGCTGTAAGGAGCAGCTGTCTGGCAAGCACTTTACCTCTCGTGATGACTTTCCCTATTGCCTCAACTGCTACTGCAATTTGTATGCCAAGAAGTGTGCTGAATGCACCACCCCTATTAGTG TTCTGGGAGGCACCAAATACATCTCCTTTGAAGAGAGACAGTGGCACAATGACTGCTTCAACTGCAAGAAGTGTTTGGTGTCCCTGGTGGGCCGCGGCTTCCTGACAGAGAGAGATGACATCCTGTGTCCTGACTGTGGCAAAGACATCTGA